The following coding sequences are from one Xiphias gladius isolate SHS-SW01 ecotype Sanya breed wild chromosome 14, ASM1685928v1, whole genome shotgun sequence window:
- the basp1 gene encoding brain acid soluble protein 1 homolog, which translates to MGGKLSKKKKGYSVNDDKAKDKDAKAEGASAEESEAPKDNKDEAQAATDAKEVANDTAAKEAPAADAAAPKDEEKNAAPATKEPEKPAANAEPKTEAPKSAEPAKAEEKPAASAPAKESAPAAKEPEAKAAAPAPATESKDEADAKKTEAPAAPAAKAEAVPAASPDPKPTEAAAAAPAPAKEAAAAPSSTPAAEPPAKEANATEAPSKDQTVAVQD; encoded by the coding sequence ATGGGAGGCAAGCTCAGCAAAAAGAAGAAGGGATACAGTGTAAATGATGACAAGGCCAAAGACAAGGATGCGAAAGCAGAGGGGGCCTCTGCTGAGGAGAGCGAAGCACCGAAAGACAACAAAGACGAGGCTCAGGCTGCCACTGACGCAAAGGAGGTAGCAAACGACACAGCGGCCAAGGAGGCGCCAGCAGCAGACGCTGCGGCGCCCAAAGACGAGGAAAAGAATGCGGCCCCCGCCACAAAGGAGCCCGAGAAGCCTGCCGCCAATGCCGAGCCGAAAACAGAGGCGCCAAAGAGCGCAGAGCCCGCCAAGGCCGAGGAGAAACCAGCCGCCTCTGCCCCGGCCAAAGAATCAGCCCCTGCCGCCAAGGAGCCCGAGGCCAAGGCTGCAGCGCCCGCCCCGGCGACTGAGAGCAAAGATGAGGCCGACGCCAAAAAGACTGAGGCCCCCGCGGCACCAGCAGCCAAAGCCGAGGCGGTCCCCGCTGCCTCCCCTGACCCCAAGCCCAcagaggcggcggcggcggctccCGCGCCGGCAAAGGAGGCCGCTGCTGCACCTAGTTCAACACCAGCCGCCGAACCTCCCGCCAAGGAGGCGAACGCCACAGAGGCGCCAAGCAAGGATCAAACCGTAGCAGTTCAAGATTAA